ATTTTTTAGATCACCGATACATTTTTTGTGATTTTTGGAAATTTTAGCAGGACTTTAGGACATTTTGTGTCTCGGTTGTCCTTATATGTCTATTTCATTAAAATACTCCCCAATCTCATCTCTTATTATCTCAGCTAGCTCCTTTGGTCCAAGAACTTTGATAAAAGGTATATAGTAGTAAATCAGTGGCTTTATCTCCATTATGTTTGTATACTCTATCTCTACTTCTACTGATCCGTCATTATCTTTGCCTGTTATGCTTTGTTTTGCATATGGTTTTCTTTCGAAGTATTTTGTAATCTGTGGAGCAAGAAGAAGTCTTGCTTTCTTTGGCTTTACCAGATCAAACCAGGCCGAGTTTGCGTTTTGTATTCTGTTTTCTATTTCACTACTTATCTCAAATCTATCATCAAGAATCTTTATATCACTTATGCTTCTTAGATGAAATTTCTTAAAAGTATCCTTTTTGTTGCTATCAAGCAGCAATAGATACCAAAAACCATCAAACATAGCTAGCTTTAGCGGCTTTACTTTAAACTCATAGTCGTTATATTTACAAGCTATCTCTTGTTTTTGTTTTATAGACTTTTCAATCAGTTCAAAATTTATAAAGTCATCTTCATTTAGCTTCTCGTTATTTATATTTGTAAGTATTGGGTGATTTAGCTGCTGTGTAATCTGCTCTAATAATATATGAGCTTTGCTATAAAAATTTGCACCCATACTCTTTGAGATATTATCAAGTACGTTTAATACTATACGCTCTTCTTGAGTTAGGTTATCTTTGGCGTCTTTATCATCCATGCTCCACATTCTACCTCTTCTTACCGCTCCATAATCTGTTAATACATCATATAGATCCCTTTGTATGGTCTTAGTAGACACTCCTAGCTTTTCTGAGAGCTGTGAGATGGAGTGAGGTTTATTTCTTATAAGCTGGGCTATTATGTTTATACGTTCGTATTTACTTGTGTTGCTATCAGGAACTATCTTTTTCATCTCTTCTCCTCTATCTGCTATTATACCAGATAGAGGACTTTTATCTGTCTTATCTAGCATAAGATTGCTTTTAGGGCTTCTAATCCGCCCATCTTTATACTTATCCCGTAATATGGACTTATCTTGGTATCAGTTGGGTTTATACGTATTAGATTTGCTTTGTTAAATCTCTTTGTCATTCTTTCACCATAAGCTCTTATGGTTGGTACTGCAAGTCCAGCTCCTATCTCAATGATAGCAATTTTAGAGTTCATATTTTTACTTAACCAAGCATCATATCTATGATACTGAGCTTTAGTTCTATTCCAGTTAAATACTCCATCATAAAACATAAGTATATTTGGACGCATTACACATCCGCATTCTTTACATGTTGGCATCTTAGTAGCTTCGAATTTATCTTCATCTACCTCTATCTCATTCTCATCTATTGACCAGATGGCTCCATCGTCTTTATATATACACTGAGTGTAGTGTATGCTTCCGTGACACTCGTAAATTTTATCCTTATCAAATCCTGCTTTAGCAAAGTGTCCGTCTACGTTTGAAGTATATATGAAGTAGTTATCATCTTTTTCTTTACAAAGCTCTCTAAGCAGATAAAATCCCTCGTGAGGGGTAGTGGCATTATATAGCTTAAGTCTATGTCCGTAAAATGCCCAAGCAAGCTTTGGATTAGAAAAGAACCACTGAGGATTAGCCATATCTGTAAAGCTTAGATTCTTATCTTTTAAAGGCGGATATGCCCTCCAAAATCCTTGGTCTCCACGAAAATCAGGTAGTCCGCTATCTACACTCATTCCAGCTCCAGCTGTGATGATGATGGCATCTGCTTCGTTTATTATGTTTTTGGCTGTGATGATTGATGGTTGCATTTGAGATCCTTTAGCAAGAAGTGTAGCATAAAAAGTGGACAAGAAAGTGGCATTATCATGTGGTATAATTTTTAAATTTATTTTAAAGGAGATGCAATGGACAATCAAATTAAACAAGATGCAATATTTTCAAAAGATCGCAAATATAGATATGTTTTAACTAGAATTTGGGATGAAAGCAAGCCTATGGTTGCTTTTGTTGGGTTAAATCCGTCAATAGCTGATGAAAATACTACCGATAAAACTATATCAAGATGCACTAACCTAGCTAAATTTTGGGGTTATGGTGGTTTTTATATGCTAAATTTGTTCGCGATGGTTTCAATGTGTCCTACAATAATATGCACAGCAGATGACCCAATCGGCAATGAAAACGATCAATTTATCATAGAATATAGCGACAAAGTTGATAAAGTTATTTGCATGTGGGGAGACAAAGGAAGATTCAATGAAAGGGGCGCTCAAGTATATAAAATGCTAAAAAATAAGTATTGCCTAAAACTAAATAAAAGTGGAGAGCCGTCACATACTCGCGGTCTTGGTGGCAACCCTGAGCCTATAAAATTTTAATTATTTTTTAGTAGTTAAATATGCTAGAACATATTGTAAATTTGGTTTCTTATGTATATGACTCAACCATCAAAAGCGAACAAGAGGATTTTAATTATGACTTAAAAGAGCTGTATTGTAGCGCTAAGTCTATTTTTGATCTTATAGATCAGTTACAAACACTTGTGTTTTTTAATGAAAAATTTCTGCCGGAATTAAAGCCAGATCAGCCAAATAAATAGATTTTTGTCCGGCCTCAAAGATGATATTGGATTGTGTGAGATTTTTGTACTTGATTTGGCTAGAAATTTATCACTAGTTGAGATCGACTACAAATTTATTGCAATAGATTCTGGAGTGTACCTGATTTACGATGACTCATATCTAAAAAACGAATTTTTCAAGTAGATAAAAAGCGACAATGCCTAATTGTAAGACAAATAAAATTTGTAAAAAATAGACTAAAGTTTGATGAAAAAGTAATAAAATTTGAAACTTTAGAAGATATTACAATTTTTACTAATAAACTAAAGTACGATCTTGTTACATTAAAAAACTATAGGTTAAAAATGAAGGATTTTTTGCTAAAAAATTATGAACTTAAGGATTTATTTTAGTGTGATAATAAAGGCGAATTTTCGCCTTTATTTAATTTTGTAATACTTTTTTTACAATCTTTTCTTTGTGTGATTTTACAAATTCTATAATGTCGTTTGCAATCTGGGCTACACAGTCGTTTTCTAGTGTTTTAATATATTCTGCAAAATCATTGCCGTATTTATACTCCCAAACAAAGGTGTCAAAATCACTTTTTTTCAGAAACAAGATTTTTGCAATTTATATTCTCATCATCTGTTCATAAGCTAAAATAAGCTCTTTTTAAATTTAGCCCGGCGTAATCCTTACGAATTATGAATATCTTGAATAAAAAATATCTAAAAGCATCGCATAATCATCTTTAGCATCAACTTCCCAATAATTTATCAAATCAAATTTATTTTCTAAATTTTTGCTTTAATTTAAAGGCAAAACTATCAAGAATGATCTTGCGATAGTGCACTATAGCATCATTGATTATTTCATAGTTTTTGAACCATTATTTTTGCCATTTCGTCCACTTTATCCCCTTCATCATCTTTTATGTCTTTTAAAACAATATCTTTTTAGTATTTTAAAAACACCGACAAATCATTTAAATTACAAACCTATTTTCACATCTGCTAAGCCAATTTAATTTTATTTTTATATTAAATTTATTTGTGATTTGATAATCTGTGGTGTTTGTTTTTATACTCTTCGCATGCGTCGTATCAGTACAAATCAAGAAAAAGCATAAAAATTTTAAAGATGTTATAGCTTTGTAAAATTATAGAATTTTGATTTTTGCCTAAAACTTTTTATCAAAAGCATCTAAAAAATTTTGTATTTTTTCCTTTAATTAATATGGCTCTCTTTAACTTAAGCTCACACAAAGGAGCAGTAAGTTACGATGAGCACAATGAAAAATAAGTATATAATTCGTTCCCGAATTTCAGAGAAGAAATTTAGAGAAATTCTCAAGTATTTTGCAGAAGACATAGAAGCATCAAAGATATCGAATTTAACTAAAATCTCAGAAGTAACGCTATGTAAAATCTTTAGGGAAATAAGAATTCTTATGTTTCAAGAATGTGAAAAAATAAGTAAATTTAGCGGTGAGATAGAGATTGACGAAAGCTACTTCGGAGCTAAGAGAGTAAGAGGTAAAAGAGGTAGAGGCGCAGCAAATAAAACACCGGTATTCGGTATGCTTAAAAGAAACGGTAAGGTCTATACCCGGATAGTTAAAAACTGTTCTGCTAGCGAACTAATACCTATACTATCGGAGTTTAGCGAATCGGATGAGAGCGTTATTTATTCTGATTGCTGGAAAGCCTATGACGGATTAGTAGATTACGGAGCCAAAGAGCACTACAGGGTAAAACACTCAAAGAATGAATTTTAGCTGCGCTACGCTTGCTACTTTACAAGACGCTAACGGTAAAAATCATATAAACGGTATAGAGAATTTTTTAGCTGCGACTTCGTCTTGCTACTGCAAGCAGACGGGGATATGCTAAACATAGACTAGCTAAATTTAAAGGCATTAAGAAAGAGAATTTCTTACTTCATCTTAAAGAGTGTGAATTTAGATATAATACTAAAACTACGCAGGAAGACTTATATCAAAAACTGTTGAGATTAATAAGAGAGAATCCGCTTAAGTTTAATTGAGCCATTAATATATTTCATCACAAAAACCCAATACTTTGTAATTCTTTTGCAGGCTATCTACAATAATTAGATCATCTTTAAAAACAATAAATTCATTTTCAGATATTTTTTTAAATACTTTATCAAAAAAGACAGGACGGATAATTTCTGCACTAGAATCCACATAATAATCATCACAAAAACCAACCAGTCCATTTTCTTGTACATAAAACATATCACAACCAATATAGCTTATTATTTGAGATTTTGGCTTTAAAATAACATTGCCATCTAAATCACAAATTCCATAACAATCAGTCTCATAGTGTGTTTTAAAATCCTGAAAAACAATAAAATCACCATAACGAATCATCGGTTTATAGGGTAAAACATATGAATTATGCAAATCACTAACCGCCCATTTATCTCCAAATTTACCGGCATATATTGAATCTATTTGATTGTTATCAGACGTGAATGTTTGAAGACCATAAATTTCACTAAAACCTTGCAAAACTTGCTTTCTTAATTCTACACTATAATAATTAACTTTACCATTTTTCTCTTTTATTTTAATCAACCCAGAATGAAAACGGGACAGTTCAAATTGTGGCAAATTTGGATCAATATTTATACCATTTATAAGTAGATTTTGAACTTTTTGACCGCTTAAATCAAATAAAAAACTACTTTCATTATTAATAGCTAATAAAAGATCATTCATTTTCTCAATATCGCTAAAAATGCAAGGCAAAATTAGCTTACCAAAGCAATCATAAAAGCCAACTTCCCTCTCGTCGCTAATTATAGACCCGCGGGAATATACAAAAAATCCACCATCGCCTGCTAAATAAAACTGAGTAGCCTTTTGTAAAAATCTAAGTTCTGTATCAAAAATAAAAAGTGCAGATTCTTCTTCCTTAAATAATATAGCAAGCAAAAAAGTGCCTGTTTTTAGCTTTTTTGCGAGGGTAAATTCAGGTTTTATGATTACTTCATTACCGTTTTTAATCCCGTATCTGCCATTTTCTACAAACAATTCCATCATTTTTCCTTTTTAGAAATTGTAATCAAAATTTTAGGACATTTTTTATTCCAACTCTAGCAACCTTTTCATCTCTTCGCCGTGTTTTTTACATTTTTTATAAGTCCATTGCTCGTTTTCTTTCAAGCCCTCTAAAGCTAAAAGCATTTTTAAACTTTGAATATTTTTATTTTTGTTAATCCAATCCTTAACCATTGCTTTTTTCACAATAGGATCAGAAGCGTTAAGACTAGAATTCCTTGATTGTGTTAAAAGTGCTAAATTTCCAAATTCATCCACTTTGTCTTGATTTGATTTTTTTTGACCGATATTGTTATTATTTTCCGAATATCCTTTATCCCAATCATCTTTTTTAATTTGTGGCTGAATATGCTCTACTGAATTTAAACGAGTTAGATAGTATTTTGCTTCAATTTTTTTTATTTGCTCGTCGGCATATAAGTCTTTCCATGGTTTTTTATCTTCTTTGTGATACATTTTTTTCCAAAGCAAATACTCAAGCCTATAAAACCAGTAGTGTGGAGTGTTGGTACCTTGGTCTAAATTTAGCCCTTTTTTAATTTTTTTCTTAGTCTTATAATTATCTATCTTTTCTAAAATTTCAATCAAATATGATATATCTCTTTTTCTATCAATAACACTAAAAACACATCTAATCCACTCTTGAGCCTTATGATTTTCAGCCGTAAAATTAAACAAAAGCTCTATCATTTGTAGCTCTTTTGGCTTATCTATCTTAAAAAAGGAATCTGCATCTTGTATATCCCTAAAGTATGGCTTATCTTGCTCATCTCTTTTAAAGACAAAGTAATCAAAAATAATTTTAAATTTAAGCAAGTGAAGGATGAAATTTTTTACTTTTTCGGCTTCTGCTTTTTCATATTTAAAATTTTTTCCAAAGGCATCTAGTAAATTTAAATTTGACATTGCAAACTTTTTATCAATAACTCCGCGAAAGCACTTAAGGGCATTTATCAAAAGATAGTCAAAGCTGATAATACTTTTATATTCATTGACTGAATCCGGCATATTGTCGTATTTGATTAAATTAAATAAACTTGGCATGTTGTTTAGTGTTGGGTCTTTTACAAATTTTAAAAAGCTATTTCTTATCTTTTCTATCGTTTTTTCTTTATCATTGTTTTTGTAATAAATCATATCTTCTAAATAATAATCCATATTTGCACAGAATTCCCAAATTGTGCCAAATTTTTCTTCTTCATCTTCAAGGCAACTTAAAAATTTAGCCTTTAAAATTTGATGTTTTTCAAGCTGAACGCTACGCGAATTTATAAGCTCAAAATACCTTGTGATGTCCGTATCAGCAGGCAAAGTCGTGATAGTAAATGAAATTTTATCTAAAAGCTCTTTTGTCAGCCTATCTTTATTTTGCAAAATAACCCTTAAATTTTCTCTCATATTTTCATTTTTACAAAGATCCAAATTTGAGCAGTCCTTAGTCCTTAAAAATGCACTGTCCTCATCTCTTATCTCATAATCAAGCTCAAAAAGCAAGCTCTTATCACAAACCATCAGTATAAGATAAAGCGTAGTTAGCCTTTGCTGTCCGTCGATGACATTGTCGTCTTTATCAACAACAATATTGCCTATATAGTATCTAGCTTTTTCAGCATGCTCCAAATCTGCAATCAGTGTCAAAACTTCATCGCTTTGCCAAGCATATTCTCTTTGATAAAGCGGGATTTTAAATTTTTCTCCACTCAAATCTTTTATTGTAAATTCTTTAATGAATTTGTTATTATCGTACATTTAGTCTGCCCTTTTTAAATTTATTTTTTATCTCATCTTTAAAATATGTAGCGTCTATAAAATACTTTTTTTGCCCGGAATAAAGTTTATTATCTTTATCTTGTTTTAAATCTAATCCACCTATTTGACTAACTTTTCTTTTCAATTTATCTAACACGACGATTTTATTAGACGCAAAGGCTATTTCTACAAAACACTCTTTCATCTCACTTGCAACATTTTCTTTTGTTATCCTGTCATCTTTTAGCCGCAAATTTAAAAGTATAATCTGCAAACATTTCTCCACCTCATAGCTATCATCGCTAAATTTATCATGGTAAAATAGCAAAAGTGCTTTGTAAATTTTATTTAAATAGGCATTGCCACCCCAAAGTCTATCGTAGCATGTAAAGCTCTCATCCTTGGAAAGCTCTAAATAAAAATCGGCGTATTTTTGCAGGTATTTAAAAAAGGCAAGTCCGCCTTGGACTGATGATGTAAGCGTAAAATCGCTATGGTATTTGTCAAACAATATCTCGCTGTTTAAAAACTCGCTTTTAAAGTTAGTGTAAATATCAGCCCGCCTAAGCTCATTGCCCCATAGTTTGCCTCTTACGGCTGCTTTTATGATGGCGATTAGCCCCAAAACTTCGGTAAAGACATCTTTATCATTTATCTTTGTCTTAAGTGCATTTTCAAACTCCATCGCACACTCTTTTTGTCTGTTTTTTCTTTGCACAAATCTTATATGATGTCCTTTTAGTAAGTCCTTATCATCAAGCGATTTACCGCGTGTATTTTGAGAGTTAAAAAGCACAAAAGCTTCGTCTAAATCAGTCGTGGAGATGTAGGTTACAAGCACATTTTTATTAAGATAGTCTATAAATTTTTCGTCAATTTTTTTATCTTCTTTGTATCGATTTATAAGTTGCTTGTTCTTTTTTAATGCATCACCTGAATTTATATTGTCATATTCTAACTTCTCTTTTATAGAATTCTCCAAAATCAAATATATTGTTGTTAATCTTTGCTGTCCATCAACGATGTTTAAAATTTCATCATTTAAATTTTCTTTTTCTTTATGAAATATAACATTGCCTATTAGATAATTTTCTTTGCCAAGCTCCATTGCCAGTTTTATATCATCAATCAGCTCATTTACATTATCCTCACTCCAAACATAGGGGCGTTGATAAGGCGGTATCTTTAACTTTTTTTTAAAAAGATCACCGACATTACAACTGCCTACATCAAGTTGATCACTCATACTTTATCCTTTTAAAATTTTAGTTAAAATTATATCTCTTAGTTTCTTATAAATCTCAACCATAGCAAGTGTATCAAGATGACAGTATTTAAGCAGATTTTGCCTTACTCTCTCTATCTCTTTTGTATCTGTTTGATAAATTAGATTCGCATACTCGCTACTTGCATCTCCTCCATTTTGTATATCAAGCTCTTTATAGCTAAGCTCTTTATTATTTGGAAATAAAGCAGGCAGAACAGACTTGATAGAAAAGCTACCATGGAAGTTTTTATCATAGTATCCAATAGAACGAAACGGAACCAGTAGATCTATAAATCTTTCATTAAGGGCTAATAATTCATCTTTAAGATCGGGCAAAAGCTCTGCAAGCTCTTTTATTCTACTTTTCTCAAAGCTCATATTATAAGCCATTATCGATCCTTGCTTGGTTATTTTTTTAAGCATGTCTTTGGCTAGACTTTGCCTTGGATCATTTATCCCATCACCTAAAAATTCAAAGTGCTCTAATCTGCCATCTTCATGAAGGATATGAAGCGAGTATTGAAAGGTTACCTGAGCGTATGGTCTTTGGTGGTCAAATCTTGGAATAGCATCTTGAAAGGTTTCAAAGTCTAAGAAATTTATAGGATATTTTACATTAGAGATAAACTCATCTATTATGCTTTTATCTATATATGGACTATTATCATTTGTGCTTACTTGAAGTCTTTGAGTTTCTGTTAAGCTTATATCACTTTTTAAAATATCCTCATAGCTTACAATACCGTTATGATACATATCATATGCCTTGGTTTGATTGATGCGGTATAGATTTAATATGGAAATTTCAGGTACATCTTTAAAGCAGTGCTGTGAGAAGCTACACTCAAATGGATTATAGCATTGTGTTCCTATCTTTATATCAGGCTCATCTAGGCTTAGCATATTGTTTAAATTTGTTAGGTTATCTCTAACTTCATCTTGTTTGGCGATAACTATATTTGTTATATCTTCTATATGAAATAGCTCGTTTAAATTTATCTCTCCAACTCTTTCATAAGAGTTATCTATATGCATGACATAGGCTTTCTTAAGAGGCAAAACTGAGCTTATGCAATACCACTGCACGCTGATGTCGTCTATATGATAATCTTTTACACTAGTGCTTGATTTAACTTCGTAAATTTCATACTCATTGCCGTTTTTTACCAATATATCAGCCATAGCAAAAACACCATTTGATATAAATGTAGCTTCATAGATGATTTTTACTCCATTAGCTATAAGCTCTTTTGTCCTTTCTGCCATACATTCAAAGTTACTCGGATTAAACTCTATTAGGACTCCGCCTTTAAAATACTCTTGTGCAAGCCTACCTACTTCATTACCTATCTCAAATTTTGTATTATTGATACATTTATTTTCAAGGTCACGTCTAAATTTATAAAGCCATAAAGACTTTGGACACTGCAAACCTCTTGTGTATTGTGATTTAGATAGCATTTTAGTCCTTTTTGTTTTTTATAATTATAACAGGTTGGATGGACAAGAGAGTGTCTATTTATTTTATAGTATATTTATCTTACCCAAACCCCATATCACTTATATCTCTTTTTTTGGATATCTCTTTAGATCTGTTTAGTTTTAGCTTGAATAAGTTTCTAGCCTCCCTTTTAACCCAACCAACTCTTGAGATAATGTCAAATGACAGCTCTCTAAGGACATC
This sequence is a window from Campylobacter sp. RM16189. Protein-coding genes within it:
- a CDS encoding WG repeat-containing protein; this encodes MELFVENGRYGIKNGNEVIIKPEFTLAKKLKTGTFLLAILFKEEESALFIFDTELRFLQKATQFYLAGDGGFFVYSRGSIISDEREVGFYDCFGKLILPCIFSDIEKMNDLLLAINNESSFLFDLSGQKVQNLLINGINIDPNLPQFELSRFHSGLIKIKEKNGKVNYYSVELRKQVLQGFSEIYGLQTFTSDNNQIDSIYAGKFGDKWAVSDLHNSYVLPYKPMIRYGDFIVFQDFKTHYETDCYGICDLDGNVILKPKSQIISYIGCDMFYVQENGLVGFCDDYYVDSSAEIIRPVFFDKVFKKISENEFIVFKDDLIIVDSLQKNYKVLGFCDEIY
- a CDS encoding WYL domain-containing protein, with protein sequence MLDKTDKSPLSGIIADRGEEMKKIVPDSNTSKYERINIIAQLIRNKPHSISQLSEKLGVSTKTIQRDLYDVLTDYGAVRRGRMWSMDDKDAKDNLTQEERIVLNVLDNISKSMGANFYSKAHILLEQITQQLNHPILTNINNEKLNEDDFINFELIEKSIKQKQEIACKYNDYEFKVKPLKLAMFDGFWYLLLLDSNKKDTFKKFHLRSISDIKILDDRFEISSEIENRIQNANSAWFDLVKPKKARLLLAPQITKYFERKPYAKQSITGKDNDGSVEVEIEYTNIMEIKPLIYYYIPFIKVLGPKELAEIIRDEIGEYFNEIDI
- a CDS encoding DUF1643 domain-containing protein, which encodes MDNQIKQDAIFSKDRKYRYVLTRIWDESKPMVAFVGLNPSIADENTTDKTISRCTNLAKFWGYGGFYMLNLFAMVSMCPTIICTADDPIGNENDQFIIEYSDKVDKVICMWGDKGRFNERGAQVYKMLKNKYCLKLNKSGEPSHTRGLGGNPEPIKF
- a CDS encoding DUF262 domain-containing protein, which codes for MSDQLDVGSCNVGDLFKKKLKIPPYQRPYVWSEDNVNELIDDIKLAMELGKENYLIGNVIFHKEKENLNDEILNIVDGQQRLTTIYLILENSIKEKLEYDNINSGDALKKNKQLINRYKEDKKIDEKFIDYLNKNVLVTYISTTDLDEAFVLFNSQNTRGKSLDDKDLLKGHHIRFVQRKNRQKECAMEFENALKTKINDKDVFTEVLGLIAIIKAAVRGKLWGNELRRADIYTNFKSEFLNSEILFDKYHSDFTLTSSVQGGLAFFKYLQKYADFYLELSKDESFTCYDRLWGGNAYLNKIYKALLLFYHDKFSDDSYEVEKCLQIILLNLRLKDDRITKENVASEMKECFVEIAFASNKIVVLDKLKRKVSQIGGLDLKQDKDNKLYSGQKKYFIDATYFKDEIKNKFKKGRLNVR
- a CDS encoding DUF262 domain-containing protein, which translates into the protein MYDNNKFIKEFTIKDLSGEKFKIPLYQREYAWQSDEVLTLIADLEHAEKARYYIGNIVVDKDDNVIDGQQRLTTLYLILMVCDKSLLFELDYEIRDEDSAFLRTKDCSNLDLCKNENMRENLRVILQNKDRLTKELLDKISFTITTLPADTDITRYFELINSRSVQLEKHQILKAKFLSCLEDEEEKFGTIWEFCANMDYYLEDMIYYKNNDKEKTIEKIRNSFLKFVKDPTLNNMPSLFNLIKYDNMPDSVNEYKSIISFDYLLINALKCFRGVIDKKFAMSNLNLLDAFGKNFKYEKAEAEKVKNFILHLLKFKIIFDYFVFKRDEQDKPYFRDIQDADSFFKIDKPKELQMIELLFNFTAENHKAQEWIRCVFSVIDRKRDISYLIEILEKIDNYKTKKKIKKGLNLDQGTNTPHYWFYRLEYLLWKKMYHKEDKKPWKDLYADEQIKKIEAKYYLTRLNSVEHIQPQIKKDDWDKGYSENNNNIGQKKSNQDKVDEFGNLALLTQSRNSSLNASDPIVKKAMVKDWINKNKNIQSLKMLLALEGLKENEQWTYKKCKKHGEEMKRLLELE
- a CDS encoding DUF2779 domain-containing protein encodes the protein MLSKSQYTRGLQCPKSLWLYKFRRDLENKCINNTKFEIGNEVGRLAQEYFKGGVLIEFNPSNFECMAERTKELIANGVKIIYEATFISNGVFAMADILVKNGNEYEIYEVKSSTSVKDYHIDDISVQWYCISSVLPLKKAYVMHIDNSYERVGEINLNELFHIEDITNIVIAKQDEVRDNLTNLNNMLSLDEPDIKIGTQCYNPFECSFSQHCFKDVPEISILNLYRINQTKAYDMYHNGIVSYEDILKSDISLTETQRLQVSTNDNSPYIDKSIIDEFISNVKYPINFLDFETFQDAIPRFDHQRPYAQVTFQYSLHILHEDGRLEHFEFLGDGINDPRQSLAKDMLKKITKQGSIMAYNMSFEKSRIKELAELLPDLKDELLALNERFIDLLVPFRSIGYYDKNFHGSFSIKSVLPALFPNNKELSYKELDIQNGGDASSEYANLIYQTDTKEIERVRQNLLKYCHLDTLAMVEIYKKLRDIILTKILKG
- a CDS encoding Sir2 family NAD-dependent protein deacetylase, coding for MQPSIITAKNIINEADAIIITAGAGMSVDSGLPDFRGDQGFWRAYPPLKDKNLSFTDMANPQWFFSNPKLAWAFYGHRLKLYNATTPHEGFYLLRELCKEKDDNYFIYTSNVDGHFAKAGFDKDKIYECHGSIHYTQCIYKDDGAIWSIDENEIEVDEDKFEATKMPTCKECGCVMRPNILMFYDGVFNWNRTKAQYHRYDAWLSKNMNSKIAIIEIGAGLAVPTIRAYGERMTKRFNKANLIRINPTDTKISPYYGISIKMGGLEALKAILC